The Sphingomonas sinipercae genome contains a region encoding:
- the nuoI gene encoding NADH-quinone oxidoreductase subunit NuoI, with the protein MIAHWIKSFTLWELVKAHWLTLKYFFKPKATINYPYEKAPQSPRFRGEHALRRYPNGEERCIACKLCEAICPALAITIESEPREDGSRRTTRYDIDMVKCIYCGLCAEACPVDAIVEGPNLEFATETREELLYDKAKLLANGDRWEQAIAANLAADAPYR; encoded by the coding sequence ATGATCGCGCACTGGATCAAGTCGTTCACCCTCTGGGAGCTGGTGAAGGCGCACTGGCTGACGCTGAAGTATTTCTTCAAGCCCAAGGCGACGATCAATTACCCGTATGAGAAGGCGCCGCAGAGCCCGCGCTTCCGCGGCGAGCATGCGCTGCGCCGTTACCCGAACGGCGAAGAGCGCTGCATCGCCTGCAAGTTGTGCGAGGCGATCTGCCCGGCGCTGGCCATCACCATCGAATCTGAACCGCGCGAGGACGGCAGCCGCCGCACCACCCGCTACGATATCGACATGGTGAAGTGCATTTACTGCGGGCTGTGCGCCGAAGCCTGCCCGGTGGATGCCATCGTCGAAGGCCCGAACCTGGAATTCGCGACCGAAACGCGGGAAGAATTGCTTTACGACAAGGCGAAACTGCTGGCCAACGGCGACCGCTGGGAACAGGCGATCGCCGCCAACCTTGCCGCCGATGCACCCTACCGATAA